The Sphingomonas alpina genome has a segment encoding these proteins:
- a CDS encoding GntR family transcriptional regulator, with the protein MTALNSEDSPVYIKLRATISAAILRGDFRAGDQLPSVRALAAEHGANPLTVAKAYQSFQDDGYVEVRRGVGMFVLAGAAEKLRIAERDHFMQTSWPRIRDHITLLGLDASDLLERERA; encoded by the coding sequence ATGACAGCGCTTAATTCCGAAGACAGTCCGGTCTATATCAAGCTGCGTGCCACCATCTCGGCAGCGATCCTGCGCGGCGATTTCCGCGCCGGCGACCAGCTTCCTTCGGTTCGCGCGCTGGCGGCCGAACATGGCGCCAACCCGCTGACTGTCGCCAAGGCCTATCAGAGCTTTCAAGACGATGGCTATGTCGAGGTGCGCCGCGGTGTCGGCATGTTCGTGCTGGCCGGGGCGGCAGAAAAACTGCGTATCGCCGAGCGCGATCATTTCATGCAAACCAGCTGGCCGCGCATCCGTGACCATATCACTCTGCTCGGCCTGGACGCCAGCGACCTGCTGGAACGCGAACGCGCCTGA
- a CDS encoding ribonuclease HII, translated as MRHEKLCLAPVVGVDEAGRGPLAGPVVAAAVILPAKGVPRGIDDSKKLSPAERARLHDRLRDCAMVGIGIVEADEIDTLNIFWATMKAMTLAVEALIRDGGCMPGHVLVDGNRLPRWDHPATAIISGDAISLSIAAASIVAKHTRDTIMIAHAESHPHYGWHSNKGYGSRTHLDALRQYGPSPLHRRSFAPVAQAWLDF; from the coding sequence CTGCGTCATGAAAAGCTCTGCCTCGCACCCGTTGTCGGGGTCGATGAGGCCGGGCGCGGGCCGCTCGCCGGGCCGGTGGTCGCAGCGGCGGTGATCCTGCCCGCCAAGGGCGTACCGCGCGGGATCGATGATTCGAAGAAACTGTCCCCGGCCGAACGTGCCCGCCTGCACGACCGGCTGCGCGACTGCGCGATGGTCGGGATCGGCATCGTCGAGGCCGACGAGATCGACACGCTCAACATCTTCTGGGCGACGATGAAGGCGATGACCCTGGCGGTCGAGGCGCTGATCAGGGATGGGGGCTGCATGCCCGGCCATGTGCTGGTCGACGGCAATCGCCTGCCGCGCTGGGATCATCCGGCGACCGCGATCATCTCGGGCGATGCGATCTCGCTGTCGATCGCCGCCGCGTCGATCGTCGCCAAGCACACTCGCGACACGATCATGATCGCGCACGCCGAATCGCATCCGCATTATGGCTGGCACTCGAACAAGGGCTATGGATCGCGCACGCACCTCGACGCGCTGCGCCAATATGGCCCTTCGCCACTGCATCGGCGCAGCTTTGCGCCGGTTGCACAGGCCTGGCTCGATTTTTAA
- a CDS encoding aldo/keto reductase produces MKYRTLGQDLKVSAIGVGCMPMVREGNIIYGSADDDESTRTIHAAIDLGINFFDTAQIYGPFANESLLGTAIRGKRDGLVIATKFGFRFSGNDIIGVDGSPANAREACEGSLKRLGIDTIDLFYQHRVDPNVSIEETVGGMAELVKEGKVRHLGLSEAGPETIRRAAKVHPIAALQSEYSIWERDVEGDILPACRENGIGFVPYSPLGRGFLAGGIRSLDDLAADDWRRNDPRYSAENMPANLAIVDAVAGVAQQHGVSNAQVALAWLLAQGEDIVPIPGFKRRTTMIDSAGAADVVLSIDDLTTLDAAAPRGGTSGPRYAERGMRMVRL; encoded by the coding sequence ATGAAATACCGTACACTCGGACAGGATCTGAAGGTTTCCGCGATCGGCGTCGGCTGCATGCCGATGGTTCGGGAAGGGAACATCATTTACGGCAGCGCCGATGACGATGAATCGACCCGCACCATCCATGCGGCAATCGACCTCGGGATCAATTTTTTCGACACGGCGCAAATCTATGGTCCGTTCGCCAATGAATCGCTGCTCGGCACCGCGATCCGGGGCAAGCGCGACGGCCTGGTCATCGCCACCAAATTCGGGTTCCGCTTTTCCGGCAACGACATCATCGGCGTCGACGGCAGCCCGGCCAATGCGCGCGAGGCGTGCGAAGGGTCGCTCAAGCGGCTCGGCATCGACACGATCGACCTGTTCTACCAGCACCGCGTCGATCCCAACGTGTCGATCGAGGAGACGGTCGGCGGGATGGCCGAACTGGTGAAGGAAGGGAAGGTGCGCCATCTCGGCCTGTCCGAAGCCGGCCCTGAAACGATCCGCCGCGCCGCCAAAGTCCATCCGATCGCCGCGCTGCAAAGCGAATATTCGATCTGGGAACGCGATGTGGAGGGCGATATCCTGCCCGCCTGCCGCGAGAACGGCATCGGCTTCGTGCCGTACAGCCCGCTCGGGCGCGGCTTCCTGGCCGGCGGGATCCGCAGCCTCGACGATCTCGCCGCCGACGACTGGCGCCGCAACGATCCGCGCTATTCGGCCGAGAACATGCCCGCCAACCTGGCGATCGTCGATGCGGTGGCGGGAGTGGCGCAGCAGCACGGCGTGTCGAACGCGCAGGTCGCACTTGCCTGGCTGCTCGCTCAAGGCGAGGATATCGTGCCGATCCCCGGCTTCAAGCGCCGCACGACGATGATCGACAGTGCCGGCGCGGCAGATGTGGTGCTGAGCATCGATGATCTGACGACGCTCGATGCGGCCGCGCCGCGTGGTGGGACGTCAGGGCCGCGTTATGCCGAGCGCGGGATGCGGATGGTGCGGCTATAA
- the thiD gene encoding bifunctional hydroxymethylpyrimidine kinase/phosphomethylpyrimidine kinase translates to MTARILIIAGSDSGGGAGIQADIKTVTMLGGHAMTAITAITAQNTLGVQGVHRVPTGTVIAQIDSVVSDIGVDAVKIGMIGSAETAHAVADRLEQMAGVPIVLDPVMVATSGSVLADDDTIAAFGRLMRVATVTTPNLPELAVLSATLPSVRPELVEGPFFLPSGAGEKNGASTSSARTEERTLVNHIGTALLVKGGHADGEEIEDRLIHADGSVQNWRAPRLHTTSSHGTGCTLSSAIATGLGEGMTLAQAVERAIRFVRRALEEAPGLGHGHGPMGQQFVTDFR, encoded by the coding sequence ATGACCGCGCGCATCCTGATCATCGCCGGCTCGGATTCGGGCGGCGGCGCGGGCATTCAGGCCGATATCAAGACAGTGACGATGCTTGGCGGCCACGCGATGACCGCCATCACTGCGATCACCGCGCAGAACACGCTCGGGGTGCAGGGCGTGCACCGCGTGCCGACCGGGACGGTCATCGCGCAGATCGACTCTGTGGTGAGCGACATCGGCGTAGACGCGGTGAAGATCGGTATGATCGGCTCGGCCGAGACCGCGCATGCGGTGGCGGACCGGCTGGAGCAGATGGCGGGCGTGCCGATCGTGCTCGATCCGGTGATGGTCGCGACGAGTGGATCGGTGCTGGCCGACGATGATACGATCGCCGCGTTCGGGCGGCTGATGCGGGTCGCGACGGTCACTACGCCCAATTTGCCGGAGCTGGCGGTGCTCAGCGCGACCCTCCCCTCCGTTCGCCCTGAGCTTGTCGAAGGACCGTTCTTCCTTCCGTCCGGCGCGGGAGAAAAAAACGGTGCTTCGACGAGCTCAGCACGAACGGAGGAGAGAACACTCGTCAATCACATCGGCACCGCATTGCTGGTGAAGGGCGGTCATGCAGATGGCGAAGAGATTGAAGACCGCCTCATTCATGCCGATGGCTCGGTTCAGAACTGGCGCGCGCCTCGACTGCACACGACCAGCAGTCACGGCACCGGCTGCACTCTGTCCAGCGCGATCGCGACTGGCCTGGGCGAGGGCATGACGCTCGCCCAGGCGGTGGAGCGGGCGATCCGATTTGTCCGCCGCGCTCTGGAAGAAGCGCCGGGTCTCGGGCATGGTCATGGTCCGATGGGCCAGCAATTTGTGACGGATTTCCGGTGA
- a CDS encoding DUF1272 domain-containing protein encodes MLEMRPDCERCGVDLPADAPGAFICSFECTFCAECTEAMDDVCPNCGGELIDRPTRTGKRLERHPASTVRVYKGAA; translated from the coding sequence ATGCTTGAAATGCGCCCCGATTGCGAACGCTGCGGCGTCGACCTTCCCGCCGATGCGCCAGGCGCGTTCATCTGCTCGTTCGAATGCACCTTCTGCGCGGAATGCACCGAGGCGATGGACGATGTCTGCCCCAATTGCGGTGGCGAGCTGATCGACCGCCCGACCCGCACCGGCAAGCGGCTCGAACGCCACCCCGCCTCGACCGTACGAGTCTATAAAGGCGCGGCATGA
- a CDS encoding dicarboxylate/amino acid:cation symporter yields MSQATRILLALIAGLVIGIAAASASADWALAATKITQPIGSAWLHGLQMVIVPLIVGLLVTGVGATADAARAGRIAGRSVVMFVILLWSATLMSALLVPMLLKLWPLPTAWAEALRTSLSRAAAPAGTVPNLGAFFDTVVPTNVVTAAAADAFLPLTVFAITFAFAITRLPPEPRALLTGFFQAIVDTMLVIITWVLKLAPIGIFALAYGVGAQTGAAAFGALLHYIVTVSAIGLVVLLAAYPVAAIFGRVGILRFARAVAPAQAVAISTQSSLASLPAMLKASAELGAPATSAGITLPIAVAIFRATSPAMNLAVALYVAHLLGMPIGPGALAAGVATAAITTMGSVSLPGTISFFASVAPVAVAMGVPIEALGLLVAVETIPDLFRTVGNVTMDVAVTISVARADGGAAEPEAEIVT; encoded by the coding sequence ATGTCGCAAGCCACTCGTATTCTGCTGGCGCTGATCGCCGGGCTCGTGATCGGCATCGCCGCCGCATCCGCCTCGGCCGACTGGGCGCTGGCGGCGACCAAGATCACCCAGCCGATCGGATCGGCCTGGCTGCATGGGCTGCAGATGGTGATCGTGCCGCTGATCGTCGGGCTGCTGGTGACCGGTGTCGGCGCCACCGCCGATGCGGCGCGCGCCGGGCGCATCGCGGGGCGATCGGTGGTGATGTTCGTCATCCTGTTGTGGAGCGCCACATTGATGTCGGCACTGCTCGTGCCGATGCTGCTCAAGCTGTGGCCGCTGCCCACCGCCTGGGCCGAGGCGCTACGCACGTCGCTCAGCCGCGCGGCGGCGCCGGCCGGCACGGTGCCGAACCTCGGCGCTTTCTTCGACACGGTGGTGCCGACCAATGTCGTGACCGCCGCGGCGGCCGATGCATTCCTGCCGTTGACCGTGTTCGCGATCACTTTCGCCTTTGCCATCACCCGCCTGCCGCCCGAGCCGCGCGCGCTGCTCACCGGATTCTTTCAGGCAATCGTCGACACGATGCTGGTGATCATCACCTGGGTTTTGAAACTTGCGCCGATCGGCATCTTCGCACTGGCCTATGGTGTCGGTGCGCAGACCGGAGCAGCGGCGTTCGGCGCATTGCTCCATTACATCGTTACCGTCTCGGCAATCGGGCTGGTGGTGCTGCTCGCCGCCTATCCAGTCGCGGCGATCTTCGGCCGGGTCGGCATATTGCGCTTCGCCCGCGCAGTCGCCCCGGCCCAGGCGGTCGCGATCAGCACGCAATCCTCGCTGGCCTCTTTGCCCGCCATGCTCAAGGCAAGCGCCGAGCTTGGCGCGCCGGCGACCAGCGCCGGCATCACCTTGCCGATCGCGGTGGCGATCTTCCGCGCGACCAGCCCGGCGATGAACCTTGCGGTCGCGCTGTACGTCGCGCATCTGCTTGGCATGCCGATCGGCCCGGGAGCGCTCGCCGCCGGGGTCGCGACCGCCGCGATCACCACCATGGGCTCGGTCTCGCTGCCCGGCACGATCAGCTTCTTCGCCTCGGTCGCGCCGGTCGCGGTGGCGATGGGGGTGCCGATCGAGGCTTTGGGGCTGCTCGTCGCAGTCGAGACGATTCCCGACCTGTTTCGCACCGTCGGCAACGTGACGATGGATGTCGCCGTTACCATATCCGTCGCGCGCGCCGATGGCGGCGCGGCTGAGCCGGAGGCGGAGATCGTCACATGA
- the glmM gene encoding phosphoglucosamine mutase, with translation MARKYFGTDGIRGATNAHPMTAAMAMKVGMAAGAHFQRGDHRHRVVIGKDTRLSGYMLESAMVAGFTSVGMDVVLLGPMPTPAVAMLTHSMRADLGVMISASHNPYADNGIKLFGPDGYKLSDEDELAIEALIDGDIPLVAGPDIGRARRVDDAKGRYIHFAKSTFPESLRLDGMRIVVDCANGAGYQVAPSALWELGADVIAIGVSPNGKNINDGVGSTAPDLLCETVVASGAQLGIALDGDADRLIVVDELGHVVDGDQLMATIASGYARAGRLKNGGLVATVMSNLGLERHLAAQGIGLIRTGVGDRQVLEAMRAQGYNVGGEQSGHIILSDYATTGDGLVAALQVLAELVWAGAPASEFLHRFDPVPQLLKNVRFKGGKPLQDESVKAVIAAAEAELAGQGRLVIRPSGTEPVIRVMAEGDDSDQVTRLVDRICDAVRVAAA, from the coding sequence ATGGCAAGAAAATATTTCGGCACCGATGGCATTCGCGGTGCGACCAATGCGCACCCGATGACTGCGGCGATGGCGATGAAGGTCGGCATGGCGGCGGGTGCGCATTTCCAGCGCGGCGACCACCGGCACCGCGTGGTGATCGGCAAGGATACGCGCCTGTCGGGCTATATGCTCGAATCGGCGATGGTTGCCGGCTTCACCAGTGTTGGCATGGACGTGGTGCTGCTCGGGCCGATGCCGACCCCGGCGGTCGCGATGCTGACTCATTCGATGCGCGCCGATCTCGGCGTGATGATCTCGGCCAGCCACAACCCCTATGCCGATAACGGCATCAAGCTGTTCGGGCCCGACGGCTACAAGCTCAGCGACGAGGACGAACTGGCGATCGAAGCGCTGATCGACGGCGATATCCCCCTCGTGGCAGGGCCGGACATCGGTCGAGCGCGACGCGTCGACGATGCGAAGGGCCGTTACATCCATTTCGCCAAATCGACCTTTCCGGAAAGCCTCCGGCTCGACGGCATGCGCATCGTGGTCGATTGCGCCAATGGTGCGGGCTATCAGGTGGCGCCCTCGGCGCTGTGGGAACTCGGTGCCGATGTGATCGCGATCGGGGTCAGCCCGAACGGCAAGAACATCAATGACGGTGTCGGGTCGACCGCGCCCGACCTGCTGTGCGAGACGGTGGTCGCCTCAGGCGCGCAGCTCGGCATTGCGCTCGACGGCGACGCCGACCGGCTGATCGTGGTCGACGAGCTTGGCCATGTGGTCGACGGCGATCAGTTGATGGCGACGATCGCCAGCGGCTATGCGCGCGCCGGGCGGCTGAAGAACGGCGGGCTGGTCGCGACGGTAATGTCGAACCTCGGACTCGAACGGCATCTCGCGGCGCAGGGCATCGGCCTGATCCGCACCGGAGTCGGCGACCGGCAGGTGCTCGAGGCGATGCGCGCGCAGGGCTATAATGTCGGCGGCGAGCAATCCGGACACATCATCCTCAGCGATTATGCCACCACCGGCGACGGACTGGTCGCAGCGCTGCAGGTGCTGGCCGAGCTGGTCTGGGCCGGCGCGCCGGCAAGCGAGTTCCTGCACCGCTTCGACCCGGTGCCGCAGCTGCTCAAGAATGTCCGCTTCAAGGGCGGCAAGCCGCTCCAGGACGAAAGCGTCAAGGCGGTGATTGCGGCGGCCGAGGCGGAACTGGCCGGTCAGGGCCGGCTGGTGATCCGCCCCTCGGGCACCGAGCCGGTGATCCGTGTGATGGCGGAAGGCGATGATTCCGATCAGGTGACGCGGCTTGTCGATCGCATCTGCGACGCGGTACGGGTGGCGGCGGCCTGA
- a CDS encoding nitroreductase, with protein sequence MFNDLSTPLAYLATRRSGKPRDLVAPGPDTAQLETILQIAGRTPDHGKLAPWRFVIVPAEARDRFAAMLLDAYRQERPQAARLEIEAVESFARQAPTLVVALFSPRTESHIPLWEQELSVGAACMNLLHAAHAMGFAGGWLTGWATYSETVRDSFGAAPERIAGFIFLGTPSRELEERPRPDLRTIVTEWSV encoded by the coding sequence ATGTTCAACGACCTCTCCACTCCACTCGCCTATCTCGCCACGCGCCGCTCGGGCAAACCGCGCGACCTGGTCGCGCCCGGCCCCGATACGGCTCAGCTCGAGACGATCCTGCAGATCGCCGGGCGCACGCCCGATCATGGCAAGCTTGCTCCCTGGCGCTTCGTCATCGTGCCCGCCGAAGCGCGCGACCGCTTCGCCGCAATGCTGCTCGATGCATACCGGCAGGAACGTCCCCAGGCCGCGCGGCTCGAGATCGAAGCGGTCGAGAGCTTCGCCCGCCAGGCCCCGACCCTGGTCGTCGCGCTGTTCAGCCCGCGTACCGAAAGCCATATTCCGCTGTGGGAACAGGAACTATCGGTCGGCGCGGCGTGCATGAACCTCCTCCATGCCGCTCATGCGATGGGCTTTGCCGGCGGCTGGCTGACCGGCTGGGCGACCTATTCCGAAACCGTACGCGATTCGTTCGGCGCGGCGCCGGAACGGATTGCCGGTTTCATCTTTCTCGGCACGCCATCCAGAGAATTAGAAGAACGCCCACGCCCCGATTTGCGCACAATTGTTACAGAGTGGAGTGTTTAA
- a CDS encoding peptide MFS transporter produces MVDTPTADNPREPDISHVNPIGTGTWFEHPRQLKRLFTTEMWERFGYYGMRAILTLYLTNHFLFSDTTANGIYGGFTALVYLTPLVGGLIADNYLGSKRSVKFGAILMSIGYLILSFSASSDAAKPYSTIDGQKYEITAESTGPASGKFVLVDGQKLRIKGNDDKTVSLLDSGNKEVRKFADGEFKSDGERSPLFILMLLVGLSTVTVGNGFFKPNISTMVGTLYATGDRRRDAGFTMFYMGINLGSLISQFFCPMLAESVGFWAGFGLAALGMLCSWLLFQFDGGRLAGYGERPENADATKDWYIYIGALAMIPIFWFLFSNLMDYVEPAAGTGLIGYVLTLPIMGKALFLTFLLGVPVILIWSWLKGSRQEFQMMLAAMILIIFNVVFWTLFEQAGSSLTLFADRNTNLALEWTRPLFAMFHASPWSYYALAAALSAGIAWVLWWFFSSGEEPAIKRSMGMWFALGAFAAFVGLHFARSGLIDQPVYVMPAGQTQIFNALFIVMFAPIFSVLWTFLSKRGLEPSIPIKFALALMGVGAGFLFLVWGAQFASTDFKVGLAWLAGLYLIHSIAELCISPVGLSMITKLSIARVVGLMMGVWFLSISVAQYVAGMIAQVASVSTVGGEVTNLKVSLETYTTTFTWISEWAIGLGLLLLVLSWPLKKWMHGVK; encoded by the coding sequence ATGGTGGACACCCCGACCGCGGACAATCCGCGCGAGCCGGATATCAGCCACGTCAACCCGATCGGCACCGGCACCTGGTTCGAACATCCCCGCCAGCTCAAACGGTTGTTTACCACCGAGATGTGGGAGCGGTTCGGCTATTACGGCATGCGGGCGATCCTCACGCTCTATCTCACCAACCATTTCCTGTTCAGCGACACGACCGCAAACGGCATTTACGGCGGCTTCACTGCGCTGGTCTATCTGACGCCGCTGGTCGGCGGGTTGATTGCCGACAATTATCTCGGCTCGAAGCGCTCGGTGAAATTCGGCGCGATCCTGATGTCGATCGGCTATCTGATCCTCAGCTTCAGTGCGAGCAGCGACGCCGCCAAACCCTATTCGACGATCGACGGCCAGAAATACGAGATCACCGCCGAATCCACTGGTCCAGCATCCGGCAAATTTGTGCTGGTCGATGGCCAGAAGCTGCGCATCAAAGGCAATGACGACAAGACGGTGTCACTGCTCGACAGCGGCAACAAGGAAGTCCGCAAATTCGCCGATGGCGAGTTCAAGTCCGACGGCGAGCGGTCACCGCTGTTCATCCTGATGCTGCTCGTCGGCCTGTCGACGGTCACGGTCGGCAACGGCTTTTTCAAACCGAACATCTCGACCATGGTCGGCACTCTTTATGCGACCGGCGACCGACGACGCGATGCCGGCTTCACGATGTTCTATATGGGCATCAATCTCGGATCGCTGATTTCGCAATTCTTCTGCCCGATGCTGGCCGAATCGGTTGGTTTCTGGGCCGGATTTGGCCTCGCTGCCCTTGGCATGCTCTGCTCATGGCTGCTTTTCCAGTTCGATGGCGGCCGTCTCGCGGGCTATGGTGAGCGCCCGGAAAACGCGGATGCGACGAAGGACTGGTATATCTATATCGGCGCACTGGCGATGATTCCGATCTTCTGGTTTCTGTTCTCCAACCTGATGGATTATGTGGAGCCCGCGGCGGGCACCGGGTTGATCGGTTATGTCCTGACCTTGCCGATCATGGGCAAGGCGCTGTTCCTGACCTTCCTGCTCGGGGTGCCGGTGATCCTCATCTGGTCGTGGCTCAAAGGGTCGCGCCAGGAATTCCAGATGATGCTCGCGGCGATGATCCTGATCATTTTCAACGTCGTGTTCTGGACGCTGTTCGAACAGGCAGGTTCTTCGCTGACCCTGTTTGCGGATCGCAATACCAATCTTGCGCTTGAATGGACCCGGCCGCTGTTCGCAATGTTCCATGCCAGTCCGTGGAGCTATTATGCGCTCGCAGCGGCGCTCAGTGCGGGCATTGCATGGGTGTTATGGTGGTTCTTCTCGAGTGGTGAAGAACCGGCGATCAAGCGGTCGATGGGCATGTGGTTCGCGCTCGGTGCCTTTGCGGCATTCGTCGGCCTGCATTTCGCGCGCTCGGGCCTGATCGACCAGCCGGTTTATGTGATGCCGGCCGGACAGACGCAGATCTTCAATGCGCTGTTCATCGTCATGTTCGCGCCGATCTTCAGCGTGCTGTGGACTTTCCTGTCGAAACGCGGGCTGGAACCATCGATTCCGATCAAGTTCGCGCTGGCCCTGATGGGCGTCGGGGCGGGGTTTCTGTTCCTGGTCTGGGGTGCGCAATTCGCCAGCACTGATTTCAAGGTCGGGCTCGCCTGGCTTGCCGGCCTTTACCTGATCCATTCGATTGCAGAATTGTGCATCTCGCCGGTCGGGCTGTCGATGATTACCAAATTGTCGATCGCGCGCGTCGTGGGCCTGATGATGGGCGTCTGGTTCCTGTCGATCTCGGTCGCGCAATATGTCGCTGGAATGATCGCGCAGGTTGCCAGCGTCTCTACGGTCGGTGGAGAGGTAACCAACCTGAAGGTCAGTCTTGAAACCTATACGACGACCTTCACCTGGATTTCGGAATGGGCGATCGGCCTTGGTCTGCTCCTGCTGGTGCTGTCCTGGCCGCTCAAGAAGTGGATGCACGGAGTCAAATAA
- a CDS encoding NnrU family protein gives MDGTEMVFAAAAAFVGTHFLLSHPLRRPIVARIGEGPFLGLYALVAAVTLGLLAFAYRAVGAEAALWPVGDGLWLVVTLVMLIASVLLLGSLIGNPALPNPGTPGDAPGEARGVFSITRHPMMWAFALWGASHIAVFPLPSNIILSGAVIVLALVGAALQDRKKEALQPERWRAWEAKTSYWPFAAIAAGRARFGGFKPHDLAGGVVLWLVATWAHLPLAGWAAGIWRWL, from the coding sequence ATGGACGGCACGGAAATGGTCTTCGCGGCGGCGGCTGCATTCGTCGGCACGCATTTCCTGCTGTCCCATCCGCTCAGGCGGCCGATCGTGGCCAGGATCGGGGAGGGGCCCTTTCTCGGCCTTTACGCGCTGGTCGCCGCGGTCACGCTTGGCTTGCTTGCGTTCGCCTATCGCGCGGTCGGGGCCGAGGCAGCATTATGGCCGGTCGGTGACGGGCTCTGGCTAGTGGTGACGCTGGTGATGCTGATCGCCAGCGTGCTGCTGCTCGGGTCGCTGATCGGCAACCCGGCACTCCCCAATCCCGGCACGCCGGGTGACGCGCCAGGTGAGGCGCGAGGGGTCTTTTCGATCACGCGGCACCCGATGATGTGGGCTTTCGCGCTGTGGGGCGCGAGCCACATCGCGGTGTTTCCGCTGCCCTCCAACATCATCCTGTCGGGCGCGGTGATCGTCCTCGCCCTGGTCGGCGCGGCGCTGCAGGACCGCAAGAAGGAAGCGCTGCAGCCCGAGCGCTGGCGGGCCTGGGAGGCGAAGACGAGCTATTGGCCGTTCGCCGCGATCGCTGCGGGCCGCGCCAGGTTCGGCGGTTTCAAGCCGCACGATCTTGCCGGCGGCGTGGTACTGTGGCTGGTCGCGACCTGGGCGCATTTGCCGCTCGCGGGATGGGCGGCCGGGATTTGGCGGTGGCTATGA